The window TCAGACTTTGCGGTTGGAGGGAAAAGATTCATACTATTCCCAATGACACATGATTCTGTAAAAAGAACCGAAAGAAGAACGACGGAACGGATAAGACCAAACTTTCTTAAAGGCATACAAACCTTTCTAAGATGGCAAACTCTGACTTCAATCATTTTTGGGAGATAAATCTTGCACCAACTGAAAACTAAATTCTCAAGGTTTGAGACAGAACCCACAGGCGGTGGGCAATGGTTGCATTTGTCCCTCCTTTCCCCTGTTGACGGGTCCAGTGTCTCCGTTGTGGCAGGGCATAAACCACCCGATCCCTTTTTTGCTTCTGGTTCGTTTTTGATGTTCCCTTGGGTGAACCGTTTGGAGCCGAATCCATGGGCACGGGAGCCGTTTTACCCGAGCACGCATTGGCTGACAGACGGGAACGGGATCCCACTCCACGGTTTATTCCACAATTTGCCAAGGACTGTCTCCGAGGAGAAACAAGGGGAGAATGAGTCATTCGTGAGTTTTTCGATGGAGATTCCAAAAGCCTGGGAAGGGACCTTACTTTCCAAAATTGAAGTCAAAGAAACATACCAACTTTTCCCATCCGAACTCAAAATCATCTATGAACTTGGGAATACTTCCGACGTCGAATTCCCTTTTGCTTTAGGGATCCATCCTTACTTTCGTTGGAACGAGGAGGAAAGTATTGATGATTTATTTCTCATAGGATCTGGTTTTCACCAAATCAAACTAGGAGATTATCTTTTGCCAGAACGTGTGTTAGATGACGAATTATTGCTCCATGGAGAAATTCCACTCATGGGAAAAAATTTGGATGATCTCTATGTTTCCAAAGGAAATGAAATTCCCTACATTGGCCTCTTTTCGATGAACAAAAAAGAAAAACTACTGATCTCCGGTGGCAATTTTTACCAAGTGTACACCCCACAAGACCGTCGGTCCATCGCGATTGAACCGATGACAAGTACTGGGAATTTTTTACACTTCCCTGGTGCTAATCCTAATATGATCGCTCCGCATTCTGTCAAAAGAATTCAATTTTCGATTCGGTTGGATCAATTCTAAAAAAAATCCATCTCTTTATCGAACAGACTGTCTAACAAAAAAAAAGAGGATAGTCCCCCAATGTCAGATGCCCTAGTGAATACTTGTAAACAAATTAGTAAAAACCTTTTGGAGATCAAATATTTCGCTGAGAAAAAAAACACGAGTCGAACTTCTGTTTACCGAGCCTTACAAGACCAAAAGATCAATGAGGTTGTCATCGGTAAAAATTCACGATTTGTTATTTTAGATGATGCGGCGAAAAAGTGGAAACCTGGTAGACAGTCCTAAACTGAAGTTCTTCTGCGTTCAGATTGGTTAATACCCAATCTGAATTTTGTAGTGGAGTTGTTTGGTTCCAGATTTCGATGGGAATGAGTTCTCGAATGGAATTTGGAACCAATGGTCTAAGTCCAAAATACTCTAACAAGTATTCGTCGCTAGTAGTCTCGAGTAGGTATCCTAAAAAACTATCGTACACTCTACCGAAACTTTTGTCCATGTGACTGTCTCTTGTTTTGATGTAACACTCAGCAAGTTTCGGAAACGGGGCTTTGAATTTTTTGAGTGAGAAGCGGTATTGGATGGCCTTTAGGTATCCTATCCGAAATAAAATTTGTGATTCCCCTGAATGGAATTGAATGTGCCGAAACCCTGTTGGGTTTTGAATTCCCGACATTTCCATCCTTGTTTGCACTATTTCCAAATTCCCTAAGTACAATTTCACAGGTTCTTTCCACCACCTCGTGATGGTTTTCAAAATACTTGGATTTTGGATCGGCCTAGTTCCAATGCCTAATTTTTCCCGTAAAATATTTGTTAGGTGATTTAACTTCTGTTTTGTAAACCATGTTGGGAAGAGATAGTATGTGATCGATTCTAAGAAAGTTAAGTTTTGGAATAAAACAAACGAGAACGAAGAATGAGAGAGTGGTTCTGGTTTTGTTTTCCAATCGAATACTTGGAAGGGATTCCAAAAAGGGAATCCAAATTCTTCCCATTCCAATACCATTTGTTGTAATTTTGTTTCCTGGATAGGGAGATGTTCTAAGGAAACAGTGAGTTCGTAAGTTTTTTGGAATTTCCGCATTTTTAGTACCAATCGGTCGATCTATGATAACAAGATGAAAGATTTAGCCTTTGAGAATCAAAGTTTTTTATGGGGAAATGAGGCAGGTCCCATTCGGATCCTTTCGGAATACCTCCACCCCAAGGCAGAACTGAAAGCGCACGGGATCACGGACACCATCGTTGTCTTTGGATCAGCCAGGATTCCTTCCCCCGAAGCGAAAAAAGTCGGAGGTTATTCCCCTCTGAATGAACTGAGCCAGTATTATGAAGAAGCAAGGGAGGTCTCACGTTTGATCAGTGAGTGGGCCGATGTTTTAAAACAAGAGATCCCCGATCGTAATTTGCATATCTGTACGGGTGGAGGGCCTGGGATCATGGAAGCGGGGAACCGCGGTGCCAAAGAAGCCGGGTCCAAATCGGTGGCTCTGAACATCGTGCTTCCGCATGAACAAAACCCAAACCCGTATGTGAACCCAGAGCTGACATTTGAGTTTCATTATTTTTTTATGCGGAAACTTTGGTTTATGAAGACCTGTCGTGGCATGATTGCCTTCCCTGGTGGGTTCGGAACCTTTGATGAGTTGTTTGAAACCTTAACTCTCGTCCAAACAGGGAAAAAAAGTCCGATCCCCATTCTCCTATATGGGAAAAAATTTTGGTCAGAGGTCATCAATTTCAAAAAATTAGCGGAGATGCGTCTCATCTCGGAAGAGGATCTCCATTTATTTGGTTATGCGGATTCACCCATCGAGGCGCTCCGATTCTTTCAGGAAAAGATTCGTTTCGAATTGACCCATTCTGAGGGTACAAAAACATAGCGAAACAAGGTAATAATTATGGCTAGAACATGTGTAGTAACCGGAAAAGGAACAACGGCAGGGAACAACGTATCCCATTCTCATAAAAAGAACCGCCGTATCTGGAAGGTGAATGTGATCACAAAAAAAATCTTTTTGGAAGACGAGAACCGTTGGGTTCGCGTGAAGATTTCTACACGTGCTTTACGAACCCTTCGTAAAAAAGGTTTGAAAGTGGCAATCAAAGACCACGGCGGTGACATCACTGCGATCACTCCTAAAAAATACGTAGGAATCACTCCCAAAGCACAACCAGTAGCAACTGCTTAAATTTCAGATTTAAGTTTGTTTGTGGATTGAAACGATCCAAAAAAACACCAAAAATCACCGAAGTCTACCGTCTCTTGGAGGCGGAGTTCGGTGTCGTAGAAACCCCCCTTACATTTTCTATACCATACGAGCTTGCCATCGCTGTCATCCTCAGTGCACAGTGTACGGACGAACGTGTGAACCAAGTCACACCTGAACTCTTTCTTGCATTTCCTACCCTCGAGTCCTTTGCGAAAGCCCCTCTTTCTGCGATTGAAACGAAAATTTTCTCCACTGGGTTTTATAAAAACAAAGCCAAAAGCATCCAAGGGTTTGCGAGGATGGTTCTTTCTGAATTTGGTGGGGAACTTCCAAAGACAATGGAGGAGGCGATTCGGCTCCCTGGGTTCGGGAGAAAAACCGCCAATGTGGTGCTTGCTGAAATTTATGGAGTGGTGGAAGGATTTGTGGTGGATACCCATGTGAAACGGCTCACAAAACGCCTCGGGTTTACCAAAAAAACGGATCCCATTCAAATCGAACGGGAAATGATGAAGATCACTCCTAAGGAAATTTGCCGAAACCTATCTCTTTACCTAATATTTCTCGGTCGGAAGTATTGCCAGGCTCGCCGTACATTTTGTTCGGATTGCCCTCTTTCTTCCCTATGTCCTTCTTATTCGGAATAGGTTGTTCCAAACCTTCTTCTGTTTCTGATTCCTTTCTTTGTTTCCAAGAACGATTGCGGTCCGTGAGATTGATGGATTCCAGTTTATAATCCATTCGAATCAAGTTTCGTTTCCTAAAAAACAAATTGAGTGTACCAAGCCTTCCATAGTCTTTTGGGCATTCAATTTGGTGCACATTGGAAAGGTAACGAAACCTTGCTTGTGGTTTTTTTTCGACGAGTAAAAAGATGGGAAGATCCGGGTGGTTTTGCCAAGGGATGAGGGGGATTTTGGTTTCTTCATCTGGACCCACATAAACAATCCAACCATCTAATTCCTCAGTGTTTTTGGCAGTAATGAGTCCTTCTATAGAACCTAAACCTAGTTTGACGGGCCCATGTTCCATCTCTATGGTTTTGGATAAATGGAATCCATCAAATGGAAATTCCAATGGTTTGTCTTTTTTGCCAAAAGGATACAACATGTACCCTTTTCCACGTTTTAAGTCCAAATCCATTTTCTCCCTCTCCACAAACCCAAGGAGGGCACTGAGTCCCCCGCGTCCTTCCTCATCCATTTTCGTGAATAGGTCTTTTCCGCAGTGGAAAAAGAAACGAAGGGGTCTGTCTTCCAAACTTTCGTGAGCAAAAACCATTGAAACGGAAAGAAATAATCCAATTGTCAAAATCGACAGGGAGAATCTTCCAAGAAAGGAAAGACGGATATTCATATTTTGTGACCTTGGTTCTAAGAACGGAAGAATTCGAAACAGAATGAACCAAAAAACCTACGGCCTGTCTAAACTAAGGGCAGAAAGGATGCCATGAACTTCTTCAAAAATCTTTTTCTCTACGCTAAAATGGTTAAATTTTCCCATACACTCTTTGCTCTGCCCTTTGCTGGGATTAGTTTTGTTCTCGCATACTTAGAGTCTAGTCTGGATACGGGTGACCTGCTTCGGATTGGTGCACTTATCCTTGTTTGTATGGTGAGTGCTCGGAGTGCCGCGATGGGGTTTAACCGCTACGTAGACTCTGAAATTGATGAAAAAAACCCACGCACCCAAAATCGTGAAATTCCTGCAGGGAAAATTTCAAAACTATCGGCCCTTCTTTTCATTGGGTTATCGTCCTTTATCTTTATCTTTGCTAGTTTCTTTGTAAACAAACTGGCGTTTTTACTTTCTTTCCCTGCTCTTTTCATCCTTTTTTTGTATTCGCTGACCAAACGATTCACTTTGTTTTGTCACTTGGTTTTGGGTTTTGCCATCTCCCTTGCCCCACTTGGTGCTTGGATTGCCATTACTGAAACCATTAGCC of the Leptospira biflexa serovar Patoc strain 'Patoc 1 (Paris)' genome contains:
- a CDS encoding aldose 1-epimerase, encoding MHQLKTKFSRFETEPTGGGQWLHLSLLSPVDGSSVSVVAGHKPPDPFFASGSFLMFPWVNRLEPNPWAREPFYPSTHWLTDGNGIPLHGLFHNLPRTVSEEKQGENESFVSFSMEIPKAWEGTLLSKIEVKETYQLFPSELKIIYELGNTSDVEFPFALGIHPYFRWNEEESIDDLFLIGSGFHQIKLGDYLLPERVLDDELLLHGEIPLMGKNLDDLYVSKGNEIPYIGLFSMNKKEKLLISGGNFYQVYTPQDRRSIAIEPMTSTGNFLHFPGANPNMIAPHSVKRIQFSIRLDQF
- a CDS encoding TIGR00730 family Rossman fold protein, which codes for MKDLAFENQSFLWGNEAGPIRILSEYLHPKAELKAHGITDTIVVFGSARIPSPEAKKVGGYSPLNELSQYYEEAREVSRLISEWADVLKQEIPDRNLHICTGGGPGIMEAGNRGAKEAGSKSVALNIVLPHEQNPNPYVNPELTFEFHYFFMRKLWFMKTCRGMIAFPGGFGTFDELFETLTLVQTGKKSPIPILLYGKKFWSEVINFKKLAEMRLISEEDLHLFGYADSPIEALRFFQEKIRFELTHSEGTKT
- the rpmB gene encoding 50S ribosomal protein L28, translated to MARTCVVTGKGTTAGNNVSHSHKKNRRIWKVNVITKKIFLEDENRWVRVKISTRALRTLRKKGLKVAIKDHGGDITAITPKKYVGITPKAQPVATA
- a CDS encoding endonuclease III domain-containing protein; its protein translation is MKRSKKTPKITEVYRLLEAEFGVVETPLTFSIPYELAIAVILSAQCTDERVNQVTPELFLAFPTLESFAKAPLSAIETKIFSTGFYKNKAKSIQGFARMVLSEFGGELPKTMEEAIRLPGFGRKTANVVLAEIYGVVEGFVVDTHVKRLTKRLGFTKKTDPIQIEREMMKITPKEICRNLSLYLIFLGRKYCQARRTFCSDCPLSSLCPSYSE
- a CDS encoding UbiA-like polyprenyltransferase, translated to MNFFKNLFLYAKMVKFSHTLFALPFAGISFVLAYLESSLDTGDLLRIGALILVCMVSARSAAMGFNRYVDSEIDEKNPRTQNREIPAGKISKLSALLFIGLSSFIFIFASFFVNKLAFLLSFPALFILFLYSLTKRFTLFCHLVLGFAISLAPLGAWIAITETISLVPILFSLGLLFHIAAFDVLYAIQDMDFDAKENLHSIPAKLGETKSRIIAVVLHSLSFVFFIFAGISAELGFMYFLILSVIGILVMYEHKISYQYKSKDLPLIFYQINSWISVVLFLAILFDKWNEFLLKISSGISFR